A genome region from Schlesneria paludicola DSM 18645 includes the following:
- a CDS encoding VOC family protein has product MYIPPGFNTVTPYFFVKDAGAFVTFLVDGLGGVESLRSLREDGCIANVQVQLGTSTVMVSEASDNFGPMASSFYLYVENADESMRRALDHGAILIMDVGDQPYGDRQGGVKDTHGNIWWISERIVHAPYSL; this is encoded by the coding sequence ATGTATATCCCTCCCGGGTTCAATACCGTCACGCCTTATTTTTTCGTGAAAGATGCCGGGGCGTTCGTCACGTTTCTGGTCGACGGCCTGGGCGGTGTCGAGAGCTTACGCAGCCTGAGAGAGGATGGCTGCATCGCGAATGTACAGGTGCAACTCGGCACGTCGACCGTCATGGTGAGTGAGGCGTCCGATAATTTCGGTCCGATGGCCAGTTCATTTTATCTGTACGTTGAAAACGCGGACGAATCGATGCGACGAGCGCTCGACCATGGTGCGATCCTGATCATGGATGTCGGCGATCAACCCTATGGAGATCGTCAGGGTGGTGTGAAGGACACACACGGGAATATCTGGTGGATCTCGGAACGAATCGTCCACGCTCCGTATTCGCTCTGA